A genome region from Natranaeroarchaeum sulfidigenes includes the following:
- the lysW gene encoding lysine biosynthesis protein LysW translates to MTDCVECGAEVSLHDNLEVGEIIDCTTCGAELEVIDVEPPELDKAPELEEDWGE, encoded by the coding sequence ATGACAGACTGTGTCGAATGCGGGGCGGAGGTCTCGCTGCACGACAACCTCGAAGTCGGAGAGATTATCGACTGTACCACCTGCGGCGCGGAGCTCGAAGTGATCGACGTCGAGCCGCCGGAGCTCGACAAGGCCCCCGAGCTCGAAGAGGACTGGGGCGAGTAA
- a CDS encoding helix-turn-helix domain-containing protein codes for MSDTRDPDMRQLMEAADPDFTVVMSCVFGVNEHVTRTYIQLLDQPGSTVEELADALDRDRSNVNRALTTLLDLGLATRERRLLDSGGYVYQYMAVPLPEAKEMLKEGLDAWAEQVHSVIEEFEENR; via the coding sequence ATGAGCGATACCCGCGACCCGGATATGCGGCAACTGATGGAAGCTGCGGATCCTGACTTTACCGTCGTGATGTCCTGTGTATTCGGCGTCAACGAGCACGTGACGCGGACGTACATCCAGCTCCTCGACCAGCCCGGAAGCACCGTCGAGGAGCTCGCCGACGCACTGGATCGGGACCGGAGTAACGTCAACCGGGCGCTGACGACGCTGCTCGATCTGGGGCTGGCGACCCGTGAGCGACGATTGCTGGACTCGGGGGGGTACGTCTACCAGTACATGGCCGTCCCGCTACCAGAGGCAAAGGAGATGCTGAAGGAGGGACTCGACGCGTGGGCCGAGCAGGTTCACAGTGTCATCGAAGAGTTCGAGGAGAATCGCTGA
- a CDS encoding SWIM zinc finger family protein, producing the protein MTHSAHTPASAAPPDRSLGDLDDRSRRALTERMAVTALGRGSYEVVGESDDAYLVDLPAGRCTCPDHRFRDERCKHVRRVAIEITAGRVPAPDQIAVDCERCGETMFTEHTAFEPYLCPSHELSVGDMVYDRETGQRLLVVGLSDRRADEVSISAARGTVADHYSNREYDADDPVVSVVYPDSFELTQHGPAPDSLTVYSFPRPRLTVTPS; encoded by the coding sequence ATGACGCATTCCGCACACACACCCGCGTCAGCCGCTCCACCTGACCGTTCGCTGGGTGACCTCGACGACCGCTCGCGACGTGCCCTGACCGAGCGGATGGCGGTCACAGCGCTCGGCCGCGGGAGCTACGAGGTCGTCGGGGAGTCCGATGACGCCTATCTCGTAGACCTGCCGGCCGGTCGCTGTACCTGTCCCGACCACCGATTCCGCGACGAGCGATGCAAACACGTCCGACGCGTGGCCATCGAGATCACGGCCGGCCGGGTGCCCGCGCCGGATCAGATTGCCGTCGACTGTGAACGCTGTGGCGAGACGATGTTCACCGAGCACACAGCTTTCGAGCCGTACCTTTGTCCTTCCCACGAGCTATCCGTAGGAGACATGGTCTACGACCGCGAGACAGGCCAGCGACTCCTCGTCGTCGGGCTATCGGACCGCCGCGCTGACGAGGTGTCCATCTCCGCGGCCCGGGGTACCGTCGCCGACCACTACTCGAACCGCGAGTACGATGCCGACGATCCCGTGGTCTCGGTTGTCTATCCGGACTCGTTTGAGTTGACCCAACACGGTCCCGCCCCCGACTCGTTGACCGTCTACTCCTTCCCGCGTCCCCGACTGACAGTGACGCCGTCCTGA
- the argF gene encoding ornithine carbamoyltransferase — MSTRHFLDVDDLTRTELETVLDVASEYKAEYKDGLHHDDFDQRTLGMLFQKPSTRTRVSFETGMTQLGGHAVFLGESDIQLGRGEPLKDTSRALSRYVDVLMARVFKHANIEELARYADVPVINGLTDDAHPCQTLADLLTIREHRGELDDVTAAWVGDGNNVAQSFALGCALADVDLTVATPEGYGIDDDVVERAADLGGKPTVTTDPATAVEDADVVYTDVWISMGQEDERDVRMNDFEGFQVNEKLLTTGNDPIVMHCLPAHRGEEITGDVIESDSSVVWDQAENRLHAQKGLMVWLDQQNK, encoded by the coding sequence ATGAGTACACGACACTTCCTCGACGTAGACGACCTGACACGCACTGAACTGGAGACCGTCCTCGACGTCGCCAGCGAGTACAAGGCCGAGTACAAAGATGGCCTCCACCACGACGACTTCGATCAGCGGACCCTGGGTATGCTGTTCCAGAAGCCGAGCACGCGGACGCGAGTCTCCTTCGAGACCGGCATGACCCAGCTCGGCGGCCACGCGGTCTTCCTCGGCGAGAGCGACATCCAGCTCGGTCGTGGCGAGCCGCTCAAGGACACCTCGCGGGCGCTCTCTCGATACGTCGACGTGCTGATGGCTCGTGTGTTCAAACACGCCAACATCGAGGAGCTGGCCCGCTATGCCGACGTGCCGGTGATCAACGGGCTGACCGACGATGCGCACCCCTGTCAGACGCTCGCGGACCTGCTGACGATCCGGGAGCACCGCGGCGAGCTGGACGACGTTACCGCAGCGTGGGTCGGCGACGGCAACAACGTCGCCCAGTCGTTCGCTCTCGGCTGTGCGCTCGCCGATGTCGACCTGACGGTCGCAACTCCGGAGGGGTACGGTATCGACGACGATGTCGTCGAGCGGGCCGCCGACCTGGGCGGTAAGCCCACGGTCACGACGGATCCTGCTACGGCGGTCGAGGATGCGGACGTGGTCTATACTGACGTCTGGATCAGCATGGGCCAGGAGGACGAACGCGACGTCCGGATGAACGACTTCGAGGGGTTTCAGGTGAACGAGAAGCTGCTAACCACGGGCAACGACCCGATCGTCATGCACTGTCTGCCCGCCCACCGCGGCGAGGAGATCACCGGCGACGTGATCGAGAGTGATTCCTCGGTGGTGTGGGATCAGGCGGAGAACCGCCTGCACGCCCAGAAAGGATTGATGGTCTGGCTGGACCAACAGAACAAGTGA
- the priL gene encoding DNA primase regulatory subunit PriL, which produces MKRLYARYPFLDDARKAVEAAEVDLVELVNRDGAAAVDRAVERVDAALREGTIGQPHRRTRVELLSYPIARVLVSLVDEHVLIRKYAHAEAAAARERFEADLSSDTQLKSTSDERLTVDHLLAEFDLTGDVRPAPEGYRIAVGSYLRLSADLDGEEWRLVNRALSNGSVPVEEAELHDLLQQAIRDRITEGLPLSVPDPIAAGLDDAVDSLDESLADRQLSTDFDAVRPDLFPPCVKALLDRVEAGDELNHTGRFTLTAFLTSVGMSPGEVAELSAGDEFNDETIQYQAAHLGENGTGEYPPPSCATMDTFGLCVDKDELCSEIDHPLTYYDERLDASAE; this is translated from the coding sequence ATGAAGCGCCTCTATGCCCGGTACCCGTTCCTCGACGACGCCCGCAAAGCCGTCGAAGCGGCGGAGGTCGACCTCGTCGAACTCGTGAACCGCGACGGTGCGGCCGCCGTCGACCGGGCCGTAGAGCGCGTCGACGCCGCGCTGCGAGAGGGTACGATCGGCCAGCCCCATCGACGCACCCGTGTCGAGTTGCTCTCCTATCCGATCGCTCGTGTCCTCGTCTCGCTTGTCGACGAGCACGTTCTGATCCGCAAGTACGCTCACGCCGAGGCGGCCGCCGCCCGCGAGCGGTTCGAGGCGGATCTCTCTTCCGATACCCAACTCAAAAGCACCAGCGACGAGCGGCTTACCGTCGACCACTTGCTCGCCGAGTTCGACCTCACCGGCGACGTTCGCCCAGCGCCCGAAGGCTACCGCATCGCCGTCGGGTCGTATCTTCGGCTCTCTGCGGACCTCGACGGTGAGGAGTGGCGACTGGTCAATCGGGCGCTCTCGAACGGATCAGTGCCCGTTGAGGAGGCGGAGCTCCACGACCTGCTCCAGCAGGCTATCCGGGACCGAATCACGGAGGGGCTTCCGCTCTCGGTTCCCGACCCGATCGCAGCGGGTCTCGACGATGCGGTCGACAGTCTCGACGAGTCGCTTGCCGACCGGCAGCTCAGTACCGACTTTGACGCTGTCCGGCCCGATCTGTTCCCGCCATGCGTCAAGGCACTCCTCGACCGTGTCGAGGCGGGCGACGAGCTCAACCACACCGGCCGGTTCACGCTGACTGCCTTCCTCACGAGCGTGGGCATGTCTCCCGGCGAGGTCGCCGAGCTCTCGGCTGGCGACGAGTTCAACGACGAGACAATCCAGTATCAGGCTGCGCATCTGGGAGAAAACGGGACAGGCGAGTACCCTCCACCGAGCTGTGCAACGATGGATACGTTCGGACTCTGTGTCGACAAGGACGAGCTCTGTTCGGAGATCGATCATCCGCTTACCTATTACGACGAACGGCTGGACGCGTCCGCCGAGTAG
- the hjc gene encoding Holliday junction resolvase Hjc, which translates to MSNAKGDRRERELVNELDGAGFAVMRAPASGSATDRELPDVLAGDGDSFYAIEAKSSAGDPIYLTGEEVEALVYFSQNFGAKPRIGVRFDREDWYFFHPADLYTTDGGNYRVKKETALADGTDFDELTGHSSQARLDDVDS; encoded by the coding sequence ATGTCGAACGCGAAGGGCGACAGGCGAGAGCGAGAACTCGTAAACGAACTCGACGGGGCCGGATTCGCCGTGATGCGTGCACCGGCGAGCGGGAGCGCCACCGACCGGGAGCTACCGGACGTGCTCGCGGGGGACGGCGACTCTTTCTACGCGATCGAGGCGAAATCGAGCGCCGGTGACCCGATCTATCTGACCGGCGAGGAAGTCGAGGCGCTGGTGTATTTCTCCCAGAACTTCGGGGCAAAGCCACGGATCGGCGTCCGCTTCGATCGGGAGGACTGGTACTTTTTCCACCCTGCCGATCTGTACACGACTGACGGCGGCAACTATCGGGTCAAAAAGGAGACCGCACTCGCCGACGGGACGGATTTCGACGAACTGACCGGCCACTCCAGTCAGGCCCGACTCGACGACGTGGATAGTTGA
- the argC gene encoding N-acetyl-gamma-glutamyl-phosphate reductase codes for MTDLTASVVGASGFTGGELLRLLAGHPEFEIEQATSRSYDGKSVGSVHPNLRGTHPDLRFSDPEELASVDVLFTATPHGVSMEQIDRFQDAADTVVDLSADFRLDTEAEYEEWYDGHSRPELLDESVYALPEINREALPGADLIASGGCNATATILGLHPLIEAGVLDGSEQVVVDVKVGSSEGGAGGGDASSHPERSGVVRPYAPTGHRHEAEIESFLGLDVSFTCHAVDMIRGASATAHVFPNGPVSKGDLWKAYRGAYEDEPFMRMAAGGSGVYRYPEPKAVAGTNYGEVGFELDPSNKRVVVFSAIDNMMKGSAGQAVHAANVALGLEETAGLEFQGLHPVGSP; via the coding sequence ATGACTGATCTGACCGCGAGCGTCGTGGGCGCGAGCGGTTTCACCGGCGGCGAACTGCTACGTCTACTGGCGGGCCACCCCGAGTTCGAGATCGAGCAGGCGACCAGCCGGAGCTACGACGGCAAGTCGGTAGGATCGGTCCACCCGAACCTTCGGGGCACCCATCCCGACCTGCGCTTTTCGGATCCAGAAGAACTGGCGAGCGTCGACGTGCTCTTTACTGCGACGCCACACGGCGTTTCGATGGAGCAGATCGACCGGTTTCAGGATGCGGCAGACACCGTCGTCGATCTCTCGGCGGATTTCCGGCTCGACACCGAAGCCGAGTACGAGGAGTGGTACGACGGGCACAGCCGCCCCGAGTTGCTCGACGAGTCGGTCTACGCACTGCCCGAGATCAACCGCGAGGCACTGCCGGGTGCGGACCTGATCGCCTCCGGCGGCTGTAACGCCACCGCGACGATCCTCGGCCTGCACCCGCTGATCGAGGCAGGCGTCCTCGACGGCTCCGAGCAGGTCGTCGTCGACGTGAAGGTCGGCTCCTCGGAGGGCGGGGCGGGTGGCGGTGACGCCTCCTCGCATCCCGAGCGCTCGGGTGTGGTCCGCCCCTACGCGCCCACGGGTCATCGCCACGAAGCCGAGATCGAGTCGTTCCTCGGGCTGGACGTCTCCTTTACCTGCCACGCGGTCGATATGATCCGCGGGGCGTCGGCGACCGCGCACGTCTTTCCGAACGGCCCCGTCTCGAAGGGAGACCTCTGGAAGGCGTATCGTGGCGCCTACGAGGACGAACCGTTCATGCGCATGGCAGCGGGTGGGAGCGGCGTCTACCGCTACCCCGAACCGAAAGCCGTCGCCGGGACGAACTACGGCGAAGTCGGTTTCGAGCTCGATCCCTCGAACAAGCGGGTCGTCGTCTTCTCGGCGATCGACAACATGATGAAAGGCTCGGCGGGGCAGGCCGTCCATGCGGCCAACGTCGCGCTCGGCCTGGAGGAGACCGCCGGGCTCGAGTTCCAGGGGCTCCACCCCGTGGGATCGCCGTAG
- a CDS encoding cytochrome P450 produces MHPKPPGPNNFPIVGTTPYYSRDPFRFMEAVRDAYGDVATFDLGPNETYMISSPELVQQVLVSDPERFRKPKFQSDAMEELLGNGLLLSEGEFWREMRQLAQPAFAPDRIDELTEMMATRAESLVNDWNDGDVRDIEVEMATVTVEIIVDAMFGTEIGPDRTRIVQENLEPLGRRFEPDPRRAIVPDWLPTEENRQYRAAIETLEGVIDDVVAERTDEGLDGDDLLSILLRARDEGRIDDTQVRDEAMTMLLAGHDTTALTLTYAFYLLSENPEAEARLHAEIDDVIDGKPGMADIPRLSYTRWVLDEAMRLYPPVYTMFRQATEDVELGGYTVPEDALVMLPQWAIHRDPANFEDPEAFRPERWESPSNPQFSYFPFGAGPRSCIGKRFSLVEATMVLAAVAKRFSLDRVDDGPLDLRGSLTMHPADGMEMRIERR; encoded by the coding sequence ATGCATCCCAAGCCCCCTGGCCCGAACAACTTCCCGATCGTCGGGACCACTCCGTACTACTCCCGGGATCCCTTCCGGTTCATGGAGGCAGTCCGGGACGCCTACGGGGACGTGGCGACGTTCGATCTCGGACCCAACGAGACGTACATGATCTCCTCACCGGAGCTGGTCCAGCAGGTTCTCGTGAGCGATCCCGAGCGCTTTCGCAAACCGAAGTTCCAGAGCGACGCGATGGAGGAGCTGCTCGGTAACGGGCTCCTGTTGAGCGAGGGCGAGTTCTGGCGGGAGATGCGCCAGCTCGCCCAGCCGGCGTTCGCGCCCGACCGGATCGACGAACTTACGGAGATGATGGCCACTCGGGCCGAGAGCCTGGTCAACGACTGGAACGATGGTGACGTGCGCGATATTGAAGTCGAAATGGCGACCGTAACCGTCGAGATCATCGTCGACGCGATGTTCGGCACCGAGATCGGCCCGGATCGAACCCGTATCGTTCAGGAGAACCTGGAGCCGCTGGGGCGCCGGTTCGAGCCGGATCCCCGTCGGGCTATCGTGCCGGACTGGCTACCGACCGAGGAGAACCGACAGTATCGGGCGGCGATCGAGACGCTCGAAGGCGTCATCGACGACGTAGTGGCAGAGCGGACGGACGAGGGACTCGACGGCGACGACCTGCTCTCGATCCTGCTGCGTGCTCGCGATGAGGGGCGAATAGACGACACGCAGGTGCGCGACGAGGCGATGACGATGCTGCTGGCGGGACACGACACCACGGCACTGACGCTTACGTACGCGTTCTATCTCCTCTCGGAGAACCCCGAGGCTGAGGCCCGGCTGCACGCGGAGATCGACGACGTGATCGACGGGAAACCGGGGATGGCGGATATCCCGCGCCTGAGCTACACCCGCTGGGTGTTAGACGAGGCGATGCGGCTGTATCCGCCAGTGTACACGATGTTCCGACAGGCGACCGAGGACGTCGAGCTCGGCGGCTACACGGTCCCCGAAGATGCGCTGGTAATGTTACCCCAGTGGGCCATCCATCGCGATCCGGCGAACTTCGAGGATCCAGAAGCGTTCCGGCCTGAGCGCTGGGAGTCACCGTCGAACCCGCAGTTTTCGTACTTCCCTTTTGGCGCTGGCCCCCGAAGCTGTATCGGCAAGCGGTTCTCGCTCGTCGAGGCGACAATGGTACTGGCGGCGGTCGCAAAGCGGTTCTCGCTCGACCGCGTCGACGACGGCCCGCTCGACCTGCGCGGATCGCTGACAATGCATCCCGCCGACGGGATGGAGATGCGGATCGAGCGGCGGTGA
- the lysX gene encoding lysine biosynthesis protein LysX translates to MKVGLLYSRIRKDEKLLLEELRERDHDVVKIDVRKQRFSIREPPEAFEGVDVVLDRCLATSRSRYATQFCEAYDIPIVNSAETAEICADKVKNSLALEKAGIPTPNTEVAFTKDAAMQIIESFGYPCVLKPVIGSWGRLMAKIDSKSAAEAILEHKATLGHYEHKVFYVQEFVEKPGRDIRVLAVDGDPVGAMVRSSDHWLTNAAKGAETDSFELDEEATSLVEQASDAVGGGLLGVDLMETGVDENGDPEGYTVHEVNHTVEFKALNDATDVDVTGEVVDWLEAQVEAEVTV, encoded by the coding sequence ATGAAAGTCGGACTACTCTACTCCCGGATCAGGAAAGACGAGAAACTGTTGCTCGAAGAGCTTCGCGAGCGCGATCACGATGTTGTCAAGATCGACGTTCGCAAACAGCGCTTCTCCATCCGGGAGCCGCCGGAGGCGTTCGAGGGCGTCGACGTGGTGCTCGATCGCTGTCTGGCGACCAGTCGGAGCCGGTACGCCACGCAGTTCTGTGAGGCCTACGACATCCCGATCGTCAACAGCGCCGAGACCGCAGAGATCTGTGCGGACAAGGTAAAGAACAGCCTCGCACTGGAGAAGGCGGGCATCCCCACTCCCAACACCGAAGTCGCCTTTACCAAGGACGCGGCCATGCAGATCATCGAATCCTTTGGCTACCCCTGCGTCCTCAAGCCGGTGATCGGCTCGTGGGGACGGCTGATGGCCAAGATCGACTCGAAAAGCGCCGCCGAAGCGATCCTCGAACACAAGGCGACGCTCGGTCACTACGAGCACAAGGTGTTCTACGTCCAGGAGTTCGTCGAGAAGCCGGGCCGTGACATTCGCGTACTTGCGGTCGACGGCGATCCGGTCGGCGCGATGGTCCGTTCCTCGGACCACTGGCTGACCAACGCCGCGAAAGGTGCCGAGACCGATTCCTTCGAGCTGGACGAGGAAGCGACATCGCTCGTCGAGCAGGCCAGTGACGCCGTGGGCGGCGGATTGCTCGGCGTCGATCTGATGGAGACCGGCGTCGACGAGAACGGCGATCCCGAGGGATACACGGTCCACGAGGTCAACCACACCGTCGAGTTCAAGGCGCTGAACGACGCGACCGACGTCGACGTGACCGGCGAGGTCGTCGACTGGCTCGAAGCGCAGGTCGAAGCGGAGGTGACGGTCTGA
- a CDS encoding aspartate aminotransferase family protein produces MSGFVFNEKPIQIERGEGAYLYDDSGNEYLDMGASYACVPLGHNHPAVDTAVREQFDDLTYVQASYPVQSRTDLYELLAETAPEGIDKVWLCNSGTEANEAALKFARSATESSKIVATMQGFHGRTMGSLATTWKNKYKKPYEPLIGDVEFVPYNDDDALAEAVDDETAAVIVEPIQGEGGINPAETSFLETAREATTKSDAALIFDEVQTGMGRTGSLWAADDSGVVPDMITSAKGLGNGLPIGATLCRDWIAENYGSHASTFSGGPVISAAAEATVSTIVDEGVPAHADEIGGDLREEIEAELGDTVRDVRGEGLMIGIEVKRGSNRLLKQLALNHGILALPAGRSVLRLLPPLTIEREHVDEVVDALVDILGEDG; encoded by the coding sequence ATGAGCGGATTCGTCTTCAACGAAAAGCCAATCCAGATCGAGCGTGGCGAGGGGGCCTATCTCTACGACGACAGCGGGAACGAGTATCTGGACATGGGCGCGAGCTACGCCTGCGTCCCGCTCGGTCACAACCATCCTGCCGTCGACACCGCCGTCCGAGAGCAGTTCGACGATCTGACCTACGTGCAGGCATCCTATCCGGTCCAGAGCCGGACGGACCTGTACGAACTGCTGGCCGAGACCGCACCAGAAGGAATCGACAAGGTCTGGCTCTGTAACTCCGGCACCGAGGCTAACGAGGCGGCACTGAAGTTCGCCCGCTCGGCAACCGAGAGCTCGAAGATCGTCGCCACGATGCAGGGCTTTCACGGCCGAACGATGGGCTCGCTGGCGACGACCTGGAAGAACAAGTACAAAAAGCCATACGAGCCGCTGATCGGCGACGTGGAGTTCGTCCCCTACAACGACGACGACGCGCTCGCCGAGGCGGTCGACGACGAGACCGCGGCAGTGATCGTCGAACCGATCCAGGGCGAAGGCGGTATCAACCCCGCCGAGACCTCGTTCCTCGAAACAGCACGCGAGGCGACAACCAAGTCGGATGCCGCACTGATCTTCGACGAGGTCCAGACGGGGATGGGCCGGACCGGTTCGCTGTGGGCGGCCGACGACTCGGGCGTCGTCCCCGACATGATCACCAGCGCGAAAGGACTGGGCAACGGCCTCCCGATCGGCGCGACGCTGTGTCGCGACTGGATCGCGGAAAACTACGGCTCGCACGCCTCGACGTTCAGCGGCGGCCCCGTCATCAGTGCCGCCGCCGAGGCGACCGTCTCGACTATCGTCGACGAGGGAGTTCCGGCTCATGCAGACGAGATCGGGGGCGATCTCCGCGAGGAAATTGAGGCCGAACTCGGTGACACAGTTCGCGACGTCCGTGGCGAAGGACTGATGATCGGCATCGAGGTCAAACGGGGATCGAACCGGCTGCTGAAACAGCTCGCGCTGAACCACGGCATCCTCGCGCTTCCCGCCGGGCGCTCGGTGCTGCGACTGCTCCCGCCGCTGACCATCGAGCGCGAGCATGTTGACGAAGTCGTCGACGCGCTGGTCGATATCCTGGGTGAAGACGGATGA
- a CDS encoding acetylglutamate/acetylaminoadipate kinase has product MTTVVKIGGARAVDPAGALADVARLVEQGEQVVVVHGGSTAVDDTLEELGEEPTYVETPGGVVGRFTDERTMEVFEMVLPGKLNTDLTAGLQNQGVDAIGLSGVDGGLITGRRKSAVRVVEDGKKKIKRGDHSGKITDVNGDLLETLLGDGYTPVVTVPMLGEEKSGDVTPVNADADRAAAAVAGALDATLVVLTDVPGILDDPDDESTLIERADDPSGLERIEDAAEGFMMKKVMAAKEALSGGSPAVVVADANAEMPITDAVDGGGTHITADALTEAPEGEV; this is encoded by the coding sequence ATGACAACGGTCGTCAAGATCGGGGGGGCGCGTGCCGTCGACCCGGCAGGTGCACTCGCCGACGTGGCAAGACTGGTCGAACAGGGCGAACAGGTAGTCGTCGTTCACGGCGGGTCGACCGCCGTCGACGACACGCTCGAGGAACTGGGCGAGGAGCCGACGTACGTCGAGACGCCGGGCGGCGTCGTCGGACGCTTTACCGACGAACGGACGATGGAGGTGTTCGAGATGGTGCTACCGGGCAAGCTCAACACCGATCTCACCGCTGGGCTACAGAACCAGGGTGTCGACGCGATCGGGCTCTCGGGCGTCGATGGCGGGCTCATCACCGGCCGCCGGAAGTCGGCCGTGCGAGTCGTCGAGGACGGCAAAAAGAAGATCAAACGCGGTGACCACTCGGGCAAGATCACCGACGTCAACGGCGATCTGCTGGAGACGTTACTCGGCGACGGCTACACCCCCGTCGTGACGGTGCCGATGCTTGGCGAAGAGAAGTCGGGCGACGTGACCCCGGTCAACGCCGACGCCGATCGCGCTGCAGCAGCAGTCGCGGGAGCGCTCGACGCGACCCTGGTCGTTCTTACGGACGTGCCGGGCATCCTCGACGACCCCGACGATGAGTCAACCCTGATCGAGCGCGCCGACGACCCCTCGGGGCTCGAACGGATCGAGGACGCCGCGGAAGGGTTCATGATGAAGAAGGTCATGGCCGCGAAGGAAGCGCTCTCGGGCGGTTCTCCGGCAGTCGTCGTCGCCGACGCCAACGCCGAGATGCCGATCACCGACGCCGTCGACGGCGGAGGCACCCATATCACGGCCGACGCACTCACCGAAGCCCCGGAGGGAGAGGTATGA
- a CDS encoding [LysW]-lysine hydrolase yields the protein MTAAVESSASEEARELLIDLVRIPSPTGEEREAAERLAAFFEAHDRKVWIDEIGNVRAPANDSVLLTSHIDTVPGDIPVRVEDGEDGEVLWGRGSVDATGALAAMAVAAVDTGVSFLGVVGEEVDSRGSRFAIDDRDTVPDAVINGEPSGWDGVTLGYRGLLAGTYVATSESGHSSRPENNAIQDAIAWWSNIEDEFEADEWEPVFERVTPKPTEMDGGLTDDGLSVEATMDVQLRIPPELSVEEVREIADGYLDGMGSVHWKDKVEPVMESPRTEIARAFRVSIRNAGGDPRLLRKTGTSDMNVFADHWDCPIVTYGPGDSDLDHAPNEHLSLAEYDRSIDVLESVTERLTGENE from the coding sequence ATGACTGCAGCCGTCGAATCCAGCGCGAGCGAGGAGGCTCGCGAACTGCTCATCGATCTCGTACGCATCCCATCACCGACCGGCGAAGAGCGAGAGGCCGCAGAGCGGCTCGCTGCCTTCTTCGAGGCCCACGACCGCAAGGTCTGGATCGACGAGATCGGCAATGTCCGCGCACCTGCCAACGACTCCGTACTGTTGACCTCTCACATCGACACCGTGCCGGGGGACATCCCGGTACGAGTCGAAGACGGTGAGGATGGCGAGGTGCTGTGGGGCCGCGGGAGCGTCGACGCCACCGGTGCACTCGCCGCGATGGCCGTCGCTGCAGTCGACACCGGCGTCAGCTTTCTTGGCGTCGTCGGCGAAGAGGTCGACTCCCGCGGCTCGCGGTTCGCGATCGATGATCGGGACACCGTTCCGGACGCCGTGATCAACGGCGAGCCAAGCGGCTGGGACGGCGTCACGCTCGGCTACCGCGGCCTGCTCGCCGGAACCTACGTCGCGACCAGCGAGTCAGGCCACAGTTCCCGCCCCGAGAACAACGCCATTCAGGACGCGATCGCCTGGTGGTCGAACATCGAAGACGAGTTCGAGGCCGACGAGTGGGAGCCGGTGTTCGAGCGGGTGACGCCGAAGCCGACCGAGATGGACGGCGGACTGACCGATGACGGCCTCTCGGTCGAGGCAACGATGGACGTACAGCTTCGGATTCCGCCGGAGCTCTCCGTCGAAGAGGTCCGCGAGATCGCCGACGGCTATCTCGACGGGATGGGCTCGGTTCACTGGAAGGACAAGGTCGAGCCGGTGATGGAAAGTCCACGGACGGAGATCGCACGGGCGTTCCGCGTTTCGATCCGGAACGCTGGCGGCGATCCGCGCCTGCTCCGAAAGACCGGCACGAGCGACATGAACGTATTCGCCGACCACTGGGACTGTCCAATCGTCACATACGGTCCCGGCGATTCCGATCTCGATCACGCGCCGAACGAGCATCTCTCGCTTGCGGAGTACGATCGCTCAATCGACGTCCTCGAATCGGTAACCGAACGCCTCACGGGTGAGAACGAATGA
- a CDS encoding DUF7472 family protein has protein sequence MDLERERVIEIVAAVGAVVVMIATMMWVGSTYATDGALTDDGGMLLVGSVIFFILLMAAVGVVLAYTVSAEDNDEDEDHGFD, from the coding sequence ATGGACCTCGAGCGGGAACGAGTGATCGAAATTGTCGCAGCCGTCGGCGCTGTCGTAGTCATGATCGCCACGATGATGTGGGTCGGATCAACCTACGCGACCGACGGAGCGCTGACAGATGATGGCGGGATGCTGCTCGTCGGGAGCGTGATCTTCTTTATTCTGCTGATGGCCGCGGTGGGCGTCGTGCTGGCGTACACTGTAAGTGCGGAAGACAACGACGAGGACGAAGACCACGGTTTTGACTGA